The Cytobacillus oceanisediminis genomic interval AATGACAGAAAACCTGTCAGAATCCAGTGAAGTGCTGCAAAGATTAATTCAGGCAACTCCGCTCCAAAGACTTGGTGAAGCTGATGACGTGGCACGCGCTGTATTGTTCCTTGCTTCAGATGATGCTTCTTATATTACAGGAGCTGAACTAGTTATTGACGGCGGGTTTTCTGCACAATAGAAAAGCGGAAGGCGCCCGGTGCTAGACAGTTATCTAACTTCAGATTAGATAAACCTATCCTTAAACAAAGAAACTGTCCAAGCGGACAGTTTCTTTTTGCTTATGTTAACTTTTGCGTTCCCCCGTCTACCATAAATGTCTGTCCGGTAATGTAGGAGCTGCTTTCGCTGCTTAAGAATACAGCCACTTCCCCAATATCCTTTTCAGGGTCTCCCATGCGGCCAAGCGGGATTCCATTGAGTACCTGCTCATATTGATCAGGGAAGTTCTCGCTCCAATTTTTCACGCCTTCAGTATAAGCAATTGGTGAGATTAAATTCACATTAATCTGATCCTTAGCCCACTCATTTGCAACGGTTCGCGTTAAACCGCGGATCGCTTCTTTAGCAGATCCATAGGAGGCCTGGTTAACCTGGCCCGAAATGCCGGCACCTGAAGCAAAGTTAATCACGAATCCTTTATTTTCCTTAAGCTGTTCATATGAGGCTTGCATTAAATGGACAGTAGGGTAAAATCCTGTATTAAGGGATAATTCAAAGTCTTCCAGTGTTGTATTCACAAAAGGCATCTGTCTGGAAACATGCGCGTTGTTGACAAGGATGTCCAATTTTCCATACAGTGAGATTGTCTCCTGCACAAGCTCAACGGCATTTTCCTTTCGGGATATGTCTTTTTCAATAAAATGAATCAATCCAAACTGACTTAATTGCTTTACAGCCGCTTCACCGGCTTCCCGGTTGATATCTGCAATCACAACTTTGGCGCCATGTTTCAGCATGGCTGAGGCTATGCCCTTGCCAATACCGCCGGCACCGCCTGTAATTAATGCAACTTTGCCCTTTAGATTCATATGATCTCCTCCTCACCTTTATTATAAATCCATTTATTACTTTGCGCAAAGTAATTGTTTAAAAGGAGCTGCTTTTATGTCCATGCAAATCGTGATACTCGGTCTTTTAAAAGAGAAAGAATATCATCCCTATGAAATGAAAAAAGTCATTTTAGAACACAAATGGGATCAGCTATTCCCCGTTACGGACGGCAATTTATATCACGCCATCCGCAAACTCGAAAAGCACAAGTGGATCCAGGCGGAAAAGCAGGAACAGGTGAATAACCGCCCAAACCGTACCGTCTACCAAATTACTGAAGAAGGAAAAACTCAGCTTTCAGAAGACATCATTGAGGTGTTTAAAAAGCGGATGCCTGAACCCCGCTCCCTTTATCCGGCCCTATTATTTATCGAATCACCCGAAGTCCCTGCAGCAGCGGAGCATATTAAATCCTGGATCTCCGAGCTGAAGGCAGAAAGTGAAGGGAAGCATGACTACCAGGACGTCATTCCGAACCTGATCCAGGAGCATTATAAAGGATTAAATGAGTTTTATTTGAATTGGCTTAATAAAGTTCTCGATGCATTAGAATCAGTTTAAGAATAGAAGTAAGGGGGGCTTCCCCTTGCTATTTTATTTTTTATATACCCGGCTGTTTCCTCCTCGGATTTACCCCCCTCTAATAAACTGTAAAAATATTGCCATTTTGCTTAAAAGCTATGTACTTTTAGACTAAAAACAATTATACTATTCTGAATATTATCTTTTCGTTACGCGAAGGATTTTAAGGAGTGTCTTTAGTTGAGAAGTTCAGCAAAATTTGATTTAAAAACATTTTTCCTGATGGCCGGCATTATTTTTGTGGCTTTTAATTTACGCCCTGCGATTACATCAGTCGGGCCATTGATCGGAGCAATCCGGGAGGAAACGGGAATTTCCAATAGTGCAGCAGGCCTTCTGACTACCCTTCCGCTCGTTGCCTTCGCCCTGCTCTCTCCTTTTGTTCCGAGGATTGCCCAAAAGCTTGGAAGTGAATGGAGCATTCTTTTGGGTTTGACTATTTTGGGAGCCGGCATTGCGGCCCGTTCTTTGGGAATGCTTCCGCCGCTGTACATAGGAACTATTTTAATAGGTTTAGGCGTAGGTCTTTGCAATGTGCTTCTTCCTGGAATGGTCAAGGAAAAGTTTCCGCAGAAGGTTGGCCTGCTTACTGGCATTTATACATTTTCAATGGGGATTTGTGCAGGGCTTGCGCCAGGATTCAGTATCCCGCTTGCAGAAAATCTTGGTCTGGGATGGAGGCTTTCACTTAGTGTATGGACCATCTTAATACTTATCGCTATTATTGTCTGGCTTCCTCAGATCAGATTACGAAAGATAAAAACGGAAGCACCTAAAGTATCTGCACCAAAGGGTTCTATCTGGTCCTCACCCATCGCATGGCAGGTCACACTGTTTATGGGATTGCAATCAATGGTCTATTTCAGCACCACCACCTGGCTCCCCGAAATTCTTCATAGCCAGGGACGGGAAATCGCCGCCGCTGGATGGATGGTAACGGTTTTCCAGTTTTCAGGACTCCCTGTTAATTTTATTATTCCCGTTCTTGCCGATCGGCTTCCTAACCAAAAGGGGATTGCTCTTGGCATCGGCATTTTCACTTTTGCCGGCATAACGGGTCTCCTGATGAATGTCAATGGCATCATCTCTAACATCAGTATTGTTCTTCTCGGGATTGGTCTTGGAGCAGCGATCAGTCATTCCTTAACCCTGATCGGCCTTCGTGCTGAAAATGCCAAACAGGCAGCCAGCCTTTCAGGAATGGCTCAATCAGTCGGCTACATGCTTGCCGCGGCAGGACCGATTCTTATCGGCTCACTGTATGATCTGTTCCACTCCTGGACCGTTCCACTGATCTTCCTTATGGTCATTACTGCTATCTTTACTATTTCCGGAATTGGGGCAGGCCGAGATCAATTTGTTCTGCAGGATAAGCACCATAAACAGAAAAAGACAGCTTCCACTATTGCATAAATCATAAAACAGCAGCCGGTTCCCTTAGACCTGCTGCTGTTTTACTTTCAGTCAGTTTGCCTTAACCTAATCATTCATAACAAAATAAGCTATGATTGCGGCTAAAATTCCAGCAGTCAGCTTTCCAAAAATCATGGGAACAATGAAGCTTTTGTCCACAGCGGCAACGAAGCCCAGATGACTCCCCATCACAAAGGAGCCGCTTACTGCAAAAGCTGTATTGATGACTTTCCCCCTCGCATCAAGAAGGTCAAACTTTGAGAACATCGGAACATGGTGAGCCAATGATGATAATAATCCGACTAGAGATTGATGCGTGAGGCCAATTTTATTGCCTGCTTTTTCAAATGGCTGTTTCAGCACATGCTGCAGAAAGAAGACCAATGGAAATGCACCAGCAAGCATGATGGTAATATTCCCGATGGTTTTAAAGCTCTCATGAATAGGAACTAAGTTCTTAATAAATTCAACTCCTGTTAGTGTTTGGAAAATCACAATGACTAAGCCTGATATTAATACAACCTCAATGATTTTTGAGAACCCAATGAACATTTTCGTTGTAGCTTTGGGAATTTTTAATAATGAGATCATGATAATAATGGATAATAGAATCGTTGGAAGCAGGTTTTTAATCATCCATACTAAATGAAAACCAGAAATAAATCCGCCAATCAAGCAGCCAATTGGAATAGTCATTAAGCCGATCAAGATACCTTTTGCAAAATTGGCCTGGTCTTTTTTTTGAATTAAATTTAATGCAACAGGGATGGTGAACACCAATGTTGGCCCCATCATGGTACCTAAAAACACCCAGGAAAAATTTGCTGCATCCATATCATTTGCCATTTCAGTCGCAAGTTTATAACCGCCCATATCCAGAGCAAAGAGTGTTGATGCAAACATGGAAGGGTCAGCCCCAAAAAAGGAATAAACAGGTGATATAATTGGTATTAATATATCTGCCAATACAGGAGATATAGAAATAATGCCAATCATCGATAATGAAAGGGCTCCCATACTATAAAAAGCTTTTGAAAACTCTTCTCCAATCTTAAACTTGTTTCCTAAAATCCTATCGATTCCACCAATTGCAACAAATATAGCTATTAAATAAACAATGAAATTCTCCATTTCTGTCCCACCTTGATGTTTAAGAACCAGATCGAAATCCGGCTCTTTCATGCTGCAGTTTTGAGCATCACGCTCCTCAGCTTACCTTGTAAGTTATTATTTCCAATCAGCAGTTTTCCCTTTTACGACATGCAACTTTTTCTGAAACTTCGTTAATACCTCTTTTCCTTCTACTCCTATCACCACATCATCCTCTATTCTCACCCCGCCTACACCTGGGATATAGATGCCTGGTTCTACAGTCAGCACCATACCTTCCCGGAGAATTTCCTCATTTTCAGCGTGTAAAGAAGGTTCTTCATGCACTTCTATTCCCAGGCCATGACCAATTCTATGAGGAAAGTATTTCGCATATCCTCCATCACTTATTACGGTTCTCGCCGCTTCATCTATTTTTCTCATTTTATTGCCTGCCCTGCACTCCTGCAGAGCTGCCAAATTAGCTTTCAACACTAATTCATACATCTCTTTGACTTCGTCCCTTAATTCTTTAAAGACAAATGTTCTGGTGATATCCGAACAATATCCTTCGTATTTAACACCTAAATCAAATATGATGGTATCTCCGGGCTGCAGTTTATTCTCCCCAGGAACTCCATGAGGATTGCTTGAATTGCTGCCAAAAAGCACCATTGTGCTGAAAGACATATCACGCAATCCTGCTTTTTTTAATTTATATTCAATTTCACCCAGCACCTCTAACTCTGATACACCTTCATATAAAGCGTCAATTCCTGCCTGTATTGCATAATCCGCATATTGGGCTGCTATCCTTAATTTTTTTATTTCTTCAGGGCTTTTTCTAATTCTCATTTCAGAAAGCGCCTGATCTAAATTTTGCAGCTGAATATTTGGCAGCATTTGCTGCAGCATACGTACATATTTAAGAGAGATAAACGTCTCTTCTACTGCAAAATCTGTGATCATGCTTATTTTCTCATCAAAATATTCTGCCATCATTCGCCAGACATTATCTGAATCCTTATAACAGATATAGTCATATCTCCAGCCCGCTTCCAGGAGCATTTTCAACTCCATTTCAGGCAATACAATTAGAGGGGATTGTCCAGGAAAAATGAAAATTCCTACAAAACGTTCATGCGGATCGTAATCAAAACCAGTTAAGTAAAAAATGTTCTGCCGTGATGTAATGAGTCCCCCCGTCCAGTTTCTCTTTACTAAAAATTTCTCTAAAGATGCTATTTTGTTATTCATAAAAATTCTCCTTTCTCTTATTCAATATGATGCAATTATCGTGCCAACCTCAACAAGCATTTATGGCAAGCTCCTTATGTGAATGGGATGTTCATTTTCATTTACACCAATACGTTAAGTGTAAAGATTTCTTTACAATAAAAAAGAAGAAAGAAATCATCGGTGATCCCTCTCTTCTTCTTATTACCAATCGGTTATATTTAATTTTTTCATCTTATTATATAAAGTAGTTCTTGTTATGCCTAACCGCTTTGCCGCTTCTGATTTATTTCCATTTTCGCCTTTTAATGCATCAAGGATTTTTTGTTTTTCGAATCTGTTTATTTCGTTCTGCAATTCATTTGCCGGCGGCAAGAACAAATGAGGTTTCTCCTTTAATATCTTTTCCGGCAGTGTATTAGGCAATATGGAACCATTTTCAGATAAAAGAACCATTCTATCGACTGCATTTCTTAACTCTCTAATATTCCCCTTCCATTCATACTCCAGCAGCAATTGTGTAATTTGTGGTGCTATAAAAGTAATGTCCAGACCATATTTTAATGATGACTCATGAATGAAAAGATGGAATAACTCTAAAATATCTTGTCTTCTTTTTCTTAATGGCGGGATAAATATCGTTAATGTATTCAGTCTGTAAAACAAGTCTTCTCTGAACTCGCCTCTCTCAGCCATCGCTTCTAAATTCTTATTGGTTGCAGCTATTATTCTGCATTTGGCCTCTTTCACCTTCAAACCGCCTACAGAATAATAGGCCTTGTTTTCCAGGACCCTCAGCAATTTCACCTGCTGATCTAAAGGTAAATCTCCCACTTCATCCAGAAACAATGTTCCTTCATCAGCAAGTTCAATTTTTCCAGGCTTCCCGTTCGGATCTCCCCCTGAAAAAGCGCCTTTTTCATAACCAAATAATTCACTTTCAAATAACGCTGGAGAAATGGCACCGCAATTCAAAGCGATAAAAGGTTTCGATAATCGGCATTCGTCATGTATCGCCTTTGCAAATACTTCTTTTCCCACGCCTGTTTCACCCAGCAGTAATACATTCTGATCGGTTTTAGCCATCTTTTTCGCCAGCGAAACGGCATTTTTTATTTCAATACTCGACCCTTTAATCTTTTGAAAGGGATCAATTGCATTATTAAGTCTGGAAACTTCGTTTTGCAGCTGCTGGATTTTAGATGAAGCACTCAATAACTCTTTGCTCAGCATGACATGGCTCGTTATGTCAGTTTCGGCCGCTACAGCACCAATAATGTCACCATTAACTACAACCGGATTAATATTTATCAGTACAAAAAGATCTTCTCTTGGTTTATGAAGATGATGCTTAAATGTTTTGCCAGTCAGAAGTGTTTCTTGGTTTAAAAGCATTTCTTCAGGAAAGAATTTTTTCATGTTTTCTCCCAGAATATCCTCTTTGCGGATAGAGAATATTTTTTCAGCCCCTTCTGTCCAGACAATTGTTTTCCCTTCCTTGTCCACTACTGAAACCGAATTCTCAATGGTATCGATTATAGTATGAAAATAAGCCTGTAATTCCTCGAAATCACTGCTGAGTTCCTTCAACAAATCCTGACACTTAACATAGCCGATTATTTTGCTGTCAGAGTCAGTGAACACAATTAGCTCAGTTAATAAACCCTTTTCCAAAAGGCTTAAATCGAAATCATCCAAAGAGATTAATACACACTTTTTCCAATATAAATCTTTACCATACTTTTTATAGAAGGAATACTCCTCTCTGTCCATATAGGATAATTCACTGTCCTTATACTGAAGTAATACCATGTTTTCTTTATAATCATTGTCATGTTCAAAGCAGAAATCAGTGCGCAAATACTTTTTTAATTTTGTCATAGGATTTCACCGTCCAGGTAATTCAATAACTTCTTTCCTGATTTTATTATAGGATTCACAGAAATCAAAATATTAAAATGCTCATGGCCTTCGCGATAAAGAAGCATAAAAACAGCAGCCTGAGCATTGGCTGCTGTTTTTATCAGTAATTGACTCTATGTTATTTCCCCTGATTCATCAGCGCATTAAAATCAGGCATAGTTGGATTGGAAAGATAGTGGCCGCCCTCCACTTGAATCGTCTGGCCAGTAATGAATTTTGACTCATCTGATGCAAGGAATAAGACTGTGTATCCAATATCATCCGCTTCCCCATGATAGGATAGAGCGTTGTATTTTTCGAACATATCCAGCACCTGCGGCGGAATATTGTTTTTAGCCGCTGGAGTTAATATCAGCCCAGGAGCTACCGCGTTGGTCCGTATTGTGCAGCAATGTACTTTGACAGGTTTACAACAGCTGCTTTAGATGCACCATATGCCGACCGTATCGTATCTGCAGCAAATGCTGACATGGAAGCTGTATTTATAATCGAACCGCCGCCTGCCTCAATCATATGCGCAATAGCAAACCGGGTGCCCAGGAGTACACTTTTGGTGTTCACATTCATTAAACGGTCCCAAACAATCACTTTTGAGTTAGACTTTGAGGACAATTCAGGATAATCCAAACAAAACTAACTAGTAAAAAGTTTAACACAAGTTTTTTTAATTCCTATATTTTCAGAAAAATATTGTCCCGATAAAAAGGACAGCAAGTTCCTATAACCTGCTGTCCTTTTTAATCTATAAAGTATCTTTATTTATTATTAGTTAAAACTTCTTCTGCACTGTTTTGATATTTCAGCTCTTTTGCCTTTTCCCTTGCTAATCCGGCACTTCCTGAGAAGGGCAAGAAAGTAACTTTATAGCGGAATGCTTTAGGTTTTAACTCATATTCAGGCAATGGTCCAGGCCCGCAGCTATTGCTTCCAATTCCATTCACCTGATAATCCAGATTTAAAGTTATATAGCTTCGCTTCTTTAATTGGTATAAATGCTTTGCTGCTTCAAGATCTTCCTTTGTATAATAATGCGCACTGAAATTCATTGGGTGATCCCCCGCAGCCAACAATCCAAGGCTCATGCCATTATGGAAGCTTGCCCATTCTGTATCTGATCGGTTGCCATTTTCCTGAGGGTGTATATACGGGAAGAAAAGATTTTCGACTTTCATGCTGTATTCACCTATTTTGCAGGCAAGCTTACTGTCCGGATAACTTTCCCCTGGGCCTCTTCCAAACCATGATGCATGTGATAAATCAAGAGGAAGCTTCATTTCAATGCCGACTTTAGGCCACGTTGCAGGGAGGCTGCCATACGGCTGACCCTCAACAGCTATTTCTACCTGGCCATTTGCATGAATAGTATAATCATAACTGCCATTAACTCCCCAGGCCATCACCCTTGGTGCCACTTTTGCTTCCACCCTGATTTTTACTCTGTTTCGGTCGGTTTGTTCAACTGTTATTGAACGGGCATCATGCTCCATCATATGAAGATACGATTCTTTCCATTCCTTTGATATATACATTTCATTATCGGTCATCGCACGCCAGAAGTTCATCTTTGGTCCCGCTTTC includes:
- a CDS encoding SDR family NAD(P)-dependent oxidoreductase; its protein translation is MNLKGKVALITGGAGGIGKGIASAMLKHGAKVVIADINREAGEAAVKQLSQFGLIHFIEKDISRKENAVELVQETISLYGKLDILVNNAHVSRQMPFVNTTLEDFELSLNTGFYPTVHLMQASYEQLKENKGFVINFASGAGISGQVNQASYGSAKEAIRGLTRTVANEWAKDQINVNLISPIAYTEGVKNWSENFPDQYEQVLNGIPLGRMGDPEKDIGEVAVFLSSESSSYITGQTFMVDGGTQKLT
- a CDS encoding PadR family transcriptional regulator, which codes for MSMQIVILGLLKEKEYHPYEMKKVILEHKWDQLFPVTDGNLYHAIRKLEKHKWIQAEKQEQVNNRPNRTVYQITEEGKTQLSEDIIEVFKKRMPEPRSLYPALLFIESPEVPAAAEHIKSWISELKAESEGKHDYQDVIPNLIQEHYKGLNEFYLNWLNKVLDALESV
- a CDS encoding CynX/NimT family MFS transporter, with the protein product MAGIIFVAFNLRPAITSVGPLIGAIREETGISNSAAGLLTTLPLVAFALLSPFVPRIAQKLGSEWSILLGLTILGAGIAARSLGMLPPLYIGTILIGLGVGLCNVLLPGMVKEKFPQKVGLLTGIYTFSMGICAGLAPGFSIPLAENLGLGWRLSLSVWTILILIAIIVWLPQIRLRKIKTEAPKVSAPKGSIWSSPIAWQVTLFMGLQSMVYFSTTTWLPEILHSQGREIAAAGWMVTVFQFSGLPVNFIIPVLADRLPNQKGIALGIGIFTFAGITGLLMNVNGIISNISIVLLGIGLGAAISHSLTLIGLRAENAKQAASLSGMAQSVGYMLAAAGPILIGSLYDLFHSWTVPLIFLMVITAIFTISGIGAGRDQFVLQDKHHKQKKTASTIA
- the eutH gene encoding ethanolamine utilization protein EutH, yielding MENFIVYLIAIFVAIGGIDRILGNKFKIGEEFSKAFYSMGALSLSMIGIISISPVLADILIPIISPVYSFFGADPSMFASTLFALDMGGYKLATEMANDMDAANFSWVFLGTMMGPTLVFTIPVALNLIQKKDQANFAKGILIGLMTIPIGCLIGGFISGFHLVWMIKNLLPTILLSIIIMISLLKIPKATTKMFIGFSKIIEVVLISGLVIVIFQTLTGVEFIKNLVPIHESFKTIGNITIMLAGAFPLVFFLQHVLKQPFEKAGNKIGLTHQSLVGLLSSLAHHVPMFSKFDLLDARGKVINTAFAVSGSFVMGSHLGFVAAVDKSFIVPMIFGKLTAGILAAIIAYFVMND
- a CDS encoding M24 family metallopeptidase; translated protein: MNNKIASLEKFLVKRNWTGGLITSRQNIFYLTGFDYDPHERFVGIFIFPGQSPLIVLPEMELKMLLEAGWRYDYICYKDSDNVWRMMAEYFDEKISMITDFAVEETFISLKYVRMLQQMLPNIQLQNLDQALSEMRIRKSPEEIKKLRIAAQYADYAIQAGIDALYEGVSELEVLGEIEYKLKKAGLRDMSFSTMVLFGSNSSNPHGVPGENKLQPGDTIIFDLGVKYEGYCSDITRTFVFKELRDEVKEMYELVLKANLAALQECRAGNKMRKIDEAARTVISDGGYAKYFPHRIGHGLGIEVHEEPSLHAENEEILREGMVLTVEPGIYIPGVGGVRIEDDVVIGVEGKEVLTKFQKKLHVVKGKTADWK
- a CDS encoding sigma-54 interaction domain-containing protein, which codes for MTKLKKYLRTDFCFEHDNDYKENMVLLQYKDSELSYMDREEYSFYKKYGKDLYWKKCVLISLDDFDLSLLEKGLLTELIVFTDSDSKIIGYVKCQDLLKELSSDFEELQAYFHTIIDTIENSVSVVDKEGKTIVWTEGAEKIFSIRKEDILGENMKKFFPEEMLLNQETLLTGKTFKHHLHKPREDLFVLININPVVVNGDIIGAVAAETDITSHVMLSKELLSASSKIQQLQNEVSRLNNAIDPFQKIKGSSIEIKNAVSLAKKMAKTDQNVLLLGETGVGKEVFAKAIHDECRLSKPFIALNCGAISPALFESELFGYEKGAFSGGDPNGKPGKIELADEGTLFLDEVGDLPLDQQVKLLRVLENKAYYSVGGLKVKEAKCRIIAATNKNLEAMAERGEFREDLFYRLNTLTIFIPPLRKRRQDILELFHLFIHESSLKYGLDITFIAPQITQLLLEYEWKGNIRELRNAVDRMVLLSENGSILPNTLPEKILKEKPHLFLPPANELQNEINRFEKQKILDALKGENGNKSEAAKRLGITRTTLYNKMKKLNITDW